Proteins from a genomic interval of Watersipora subatra chromosome 10, tzWatSuba1.1, whole genome shotgun sequence:
- the LOC137407392 gene encoding V-type proton ATPase 16 kDa proteolipid subunit c-like — protein sequence MATIDEAPIYAPFFGSLGATTAVALSAMGAAYGTAKSGTGIASMAVMRPDLIMRSVIPVVMAGIIGIYGLVVAAVITNNVTDTGYTLYMSFAHLGAGLSVGIAGLAAGYAIGIVGDSGVRGTAQQPRLFVGMILILIFAEVLGLYGFIVALILTAK from the exons atggcTACAATTGACGAAGCTCCAATATATGCTCCATTTTTTGGGTCTTTGGGAGCTACAACTGCTGTTGCGTTAAGTG CAATGGGTGCAGCTTATGGCACTGCAAAGTCTGGTACCGGAATAGCCTCAATGGCTGTAATGAGGCCAGATTTAATCATGCGGAGTGTAATTCCTGTGGTGATGGCTGGAATTATTGGCATATACGGGCTCGTAGTTGCTGCTGTAATAACGAACAACGTTACAGATACCGGCTACACTCTTTATAT GAGTTTTGCCCATTTAGGTGCAGGTTTAAGCGTAGGAATTGCAGGCCTGGCTGCCGGTTATGCTATTGGAATTGTTGGAGACTCGGGAGTCAGGGGGACTGCTCAGCAACCTAG GCTATTTGTCGGCATGATACTGATACTCATCTTTGCGGAGGTTTTGGGTCTCTATGGCTTCATTGTTGCACTCATTCTAACGGCTAAATAG